A window of the Butyricimonas virosa genome harbors these coding sequences:
- a CDS encoding DUF1904 family protein: MPFLRFHAVEKSRLDLVGERLISEIVRTLGCPRETVVLEVMNSSFISGENPSPAYPFVKVEYFKRPLEQQNVVAKIIFECLKEIGYPESDVYFSFLEKDCYYENGEVIK, encoded by the coding sequence ATGCCATTTTTAAGATTTCATGCAGTAGAAAAAAGTAGATTGGACTTGGTAGGTGAACGATTGATCTCGGAGATTGTTCGCACCTTGGGATGTCCGAGAGAAACAGTCGTGCTGGAAGTGATGAATTCCTCTTTTATTTCGGGAGAAAATCCGTCACCCGCTTATCCTTTCGTGAAAGTGGAGTATTTTAAGCGTCCGCTGGAACAGCAGAATGTGGTGGCCAAGATTATCTTCGAGTGTCTGAAAGAGATCGGATACCCAGAAAGTGATGTCTATTTTTCTTTCTTGGAAAAGGATTGTTACTACGAGAATGGGGAAGTGATAAAGTAA
- a CDS encoding DHH family phosphoesterase yields MRKAVFSYFCGNSYRKDNTKMYEAIIERIKERLTGRELSAVIIPHISPDGDAAGSCSALWQVLDKVGIQAQLMTCDYIPDYLKWLKRIPDAISFQNRPKECKQWLHKADILFMLDHNTVAREGDLEPFVKEFEGEVIMIDHHPDPDDVTYRISDTSVSSTCELLYNVVTEIWGKEVIDTDIANAIYAGISTDTGGLSHNSSHPETYRVIADLLALGLNKDYVHEQLYQRNTLSRLRLTGNCLLNKLSIDEHFPVATIPITFQELELYNYKDGDLEGLVNIPLSIEEVLVSVQITERKDKVKLSFRSKGNIPVNLWAKEFFNGGGHLNAAGGQMPLPLDDVVKKVRDTAEWFFKQLKVEN; encoded by the coding sequence ATGAGAAAAGCAGTTTTTTCCTATTTTTGCGGGAATTCATACAGAAAAGATAATACAAAAATGTACGAAGCAATCATAGAAAGAATAAAGGAGAGACTTACAGGTCGGGAATTGAGTGCGGTTATCATACCTCATATATCGCCGGACGGGGATGCTGCCGGATCATGTTCCGCCTTGTGGCAAGTGTTGGATAAGGTTGGTATTCAGGCACAGTTGATGACGTGCGACTATATTCCGGATTATTTAAAATGGTTGAAGCGTATTCCGGATGCAATATCTTTTCAGAATCGTCCCAAAGAGTGTAAACAGTGGTTACATAAAGCAGACATATTATTTATGCTGGATCACAATACCGTGGCTCGCGAGGGAGATTTGGAACCTTTCGTGAAGGAATTTGAAGGAGAGGTGATTATGATCGATCACCATCCGGACCCAGATGATGTAACGTACCGGATTTCGGACACGAGTGTTTCTTCCACGTGCGAGTTGCTTTATAATGTGGTCACTGAGATATGGGGTAAAGAGGTGATCGACACGGATATAGCGAATGCTATCTATGCCGGAATTTCAACTGATACGGGGGGACTAAGCCATAATTCTTCCCATCCGGAGACTTATAGAGTGATCGCTGATTTGTTGGCCTTGGGGTTGAATAAGGATTATGTACACGAACAGCTTTACCAGCGAAATACGCTTTCCCGCTTGCGCCTGACGGGAAATTGCCTGTTGAATAAGCTGTCGATTGACGAGCATTTTCCGGTAGCCACGATTCCGATCACGTTTCAGGAATTGGAATTATACAATTATAAAGATGGGGATCTAGAAGGATTAGTAAACATTCCCTTGTCTATCGAGGAAGTACTGGTTTCTGTTCAAATTACCGAGCGTAAAGATAAAGTGAAGTTATCCTTCCGGTCAAAGGGGAATATACCAGTGAACCTATGGGCAAAAGAGTTCTTCAATGGTGGGGGACATTTAAATGCTGCCGGGGGACAAATGCCATTGCCGTTGGATGATGTGGTGAAGAAGGTGAGGGATACGGCGGAATGGTTCTTTAAGCAATTGAAAGTTGAAAATTGA
- a CDS encoding RNA polymerase sigma factor produces MQNSFVSHLPDKDKEKTFRYLYEKYMVPLRYFAIKYINNQSIISDIVQDAFVRLWEKILQFKDENEAKAFLYKVVQNACIDLIRHQEVAQKYVKHVISENTEEKSFLDNMLESEIFQALRTVFNELPPACKEVYLLSLQGKSHEEISLQMNITINTVKKHKNNANHYMRERLKYLLSILTWI; encoded by the coding sequence ATGCAGAATAGTTTCGTATCACATTTACCCGACAAAGACAAAGAAAAAACTTTTCGCTATTTATATGAGAAGTATATGGTCCCCTTACGCTATTTTGCTATAAAATACATTAATAATCAATCAATTATTTCTGATATCGTTCAAGATGCATTTGTGCGTTTATGGGAAAAAATACTACAATTTAAAGATGAAAATGAGGCAAAAGCCTTTCTGTACAAAGTTGTACAAAACGCTTGTATCGACTTGATTCGTCATCAAGAAGTTGCCCAAAAATACGTTAAACACGTTATCTCCGAAAATACGGAAGAGAAATCATTTCTGGATAATATGCTGGAATCCGAAATATTCCAAGCCTTACGCACCGTATTTAATGAACTCCCACCCGCTTGTAAAGAAGTGTATTTACTCAGCTTGCAGGGGAAAAGCCATGAAGAAATTTCTCTACAAATGAATATCACTATCAATACCGTAAAGAAACACAAAAATAATGCGAATCATTACATGAGAGAAAGATTAAAATATTTACTCTCTATTTTAACGTGGATATAA
- a CDS encoding thioredoxin family protein, protein MKKLVIVLNLVCMFALGSFAQSMYGDAAKADVKMKYVYSFEEALKRAKEEHKLIFFNCFADWAIPCHSMNKLVFSDQEFADWMDKHFVNLFIDVTSREGRPLAEKYRIRFQAHYLVLDENGQIVHRIVGGYQIPEFKAILEKALNPKTSFAGMNKRYEAGERSVKFLSDYADILSVADQDGEVYAKIIEELFNKLKKKEWSKKEYWKFFTRQLKSVNDEMFKYMVENKADFVKSNGAEKVDRIIAGLYFQEIYPYASGKKAYDGEELLNIYLDMQKAGITENHHVYPLYEIARYRGEGQFDKMMDVFEHKLDSLPEQTLVVLDLTLPEIKELDKKEQERVVTYLKQRAETSGAKKFYLAAINDMVNTDGIKFEKSSFEEALKKAKDQGKLLFMDCYTTWCGPCKMMSNQVFKQKFIGDFFNQNLVSLKMDMEKGEGIDLQKKFDVNAFPTMFLLNGDGNIIYKILGGRDPRAFMEAIQRGMKQNIPYYILKGKYEAGDRSVELMADYFQTMSDAGELKNVDGEVKSYLATLKVPESYSVSAWTLYDNFVNHVSDAEFKFLVNNRKEFAKQVGDSAVDKKIERVIFPVVIDYLKGAVSKESMDQVWKLVNSAQFSPEYSLTLLHKIISMYDKKEYDKMLDFYEKTVTSNQDAKVRLNLDVILHRLVKNSSSEQKARAIAYAKKSMENAKPGAQGSYKALIEALSE, encoded by the coding sequence ATGAAAAAACTTGTTATTGTATTAAATCTTGTATGTATGTTTGCTTTGGGTAGTTTTGCCCAAAGTATGTACGGGGATGCCGCGAAGGCAGATGTAAAAATGAAGTATGTTTATTCTTTTGAGGAAGCGTTGAAAAGAGCGAAAGAGGAACATAAATTGATATTTTTCAATTGTTTTGCCGATTGGGCAATTCCTTGTCATTCGATGAATAAGCTTGTGTTTAGCGATCAAGAGTTTGCCGATTGGATGGATAAACATTTCGTGAATTTATTTATTGACGTAACCAGCCGGGAAGGAAGGCCGTTGGCAGAAAAATATCGTATCAGGTTTCAAGCTCATTATCTGGTTCTAGATGAAAACGGCCAAATCGTGCATCGGATTGTGGGAGGGTATCAGATCCCGGAATTCAAGGCGATTTTAGAGAAGGCATTAAATCCCAAAACATCGTTCGCTGGAATGAACAAGAGATATGAGGCGGGAGAACGGAGTGTTAAATTTTTGAGTGATTATGCCGATATATTAAGTGTTGCAGATCAAGATGGTGAGGTGTATGCAAAGATCATCGAAGAACTTTTCAACAAGTTGAAAAAGAAGGAATGGTCTAAAAAAGAGTATTGGAAATTTTTTACCCGTCAGTTGAAGAGTGTAAATGATGAGATGTTTAAATACATGGTTGAAAACAAAGCTGATTTTGTGAAATCCAATGGTGCAGAAAAAGTAGATCGAATTATTGCCGGTTTATATTTTCAGGAAATTTATCCTTATGCCAGCGGAAAAAAGGCTTATGATGGAGAGGAGTTGTTGAATATTTATCTTGATATGCAAAAAGCCGGAATCACAGAGAATCATCACGTGTATCCCCTGTATGAAATTGCAAGGTATCGGGGTGAGGGGCAATTTGACAAGATGATGGATGTTTTTGAGCATAAACTGGATTCACTACCGGAGCAGACGTTGGTTGTTTTAGATTTAACTTTACCGGAAATAAAGGAGCTGGACAAAAAAGAACAGGAACGAGTGGTCACGTATTTAAAACAACGGGCTGAAACTTCTGGGGCGAAGAAATTTTATCTGGCCGCTATAAATGATATGGTAAATACAGATGGGATAAAATTTGAGAAATCTTCTTTTGAGGAAGCTTTGAAAAAAGCCAAGGATCAAGGCAAACTTCTTTTTATGGATTGTTATACCACGTGGTGTGGACCTTGTAAAATGATGAGCAATCAAGTGTTTAAGCAAAAGTTTATTGGTGATTTCTTTAACCAGAATCTAGTGAGCCTGAAAATGGATATGGAGAAAGGGGAAGGAATAGATTTACAGAAAAAATTTGATGTCAACGCTTTCCCGACCATGTTTTTATTGAATGGAGATGGAAATATTATCTATAAGATTCTGGGAGGTCGAGACCCACGTGCGTTCATGGAGGCAATACAAAGGGGTATGAAGCAAAACATACCTTATTATATTTTGAAAGGTAAATACGAGGCGGGGGATAGATCGGTGGAGTTGATGGCAGATTATTTTCAGACAATGTCTGATGCCGGAGAACTTAAGAATGTGGATGGTGAGGTTAAATCTTATTTGGCAACGTTGAAAGTTCCAGAATCATATAGTGTATCGGCTTGGACTTTGTATGACAATTTTGTGAATCATGTTTCTGATGCAGAATTTAAGTTTTTGGTCAATAACCGGAAAGAGTTTGCTAAGCAGGTAGGTGATAGTGCGGTAGATAAAAAGATTGAGAGAGTTATTTTTCCCGTGGTTATCGATTATTTGAAAGGCGCTGTTTCGAAAGAGAGTATGGATCAGGTTTGGAAACTTGTAAATTCCGCACAGTTCTCTCCAGAGTATTCTTTGACATTATTACATAAAATTATTTCTATGTATGATAAGAAGGAATACGACAAGATGTTGGATTTTTACGAGAAAACAGTGACGTCAAATCAAGATGCAAAGGTTCGTTTGAATTTGGATGTAATACTTCATCGTTTAGTGAAAAATTCTTCATCGGAACAAAAAGCAAGAGCAATTGCTTATGCAAAGAAATCAATGGAAAATGCCAAACCTGGAGCTCAAGGGAGCTATAAGGCGTTGATAGAAGCGTTATCAGAATAG
- a CDS encoding fibrobacter succinogenes major paralogous domain-containing protein — translation MKKIIIILLGVIVYCACQDDDKRDWIQPEISFSNFQDARDMNTYKCITIGGQTWMAENLKYRLPQGTLDGCYTYEEENIRSQDIRVNSQSWADSVRAGIDRGEFEGSVGFFTLVQLLEMWMESYTPEDCLSNFEAYYGTSFPEATASLKRMYNNLYPAAILEVANQRLAKAESTNGQYSKKFGFLYTYEGALKAVPEGWRLPTDDDWKKLEATLGMSVSQIGMLDEWRGNYEGNLLKVGKDGIGFDVVYAGGRLYGASMYGGSFYNRDVNAYFWSSTHKVERDTVDLGITRVFFLKEDRIMRGTSDLTAAYSVRCIKE, via the coding sequence ATGAAAAAGATAATTATAATTTTACTGGGTGTTATTGTGTATTGTGCTTGCCAGGATGATGATAAACGTGATTGGATTCAGCCGGAAATTAGTTTTTCTAATTTTCAAGATGCACGAGATATGAACACGTATAAATGCATTACAATCGGGGGACAGACTTGGATGGCAGAAAACCTAAAATACCGTTTACCACAGGGCACTTTGGACGGATGTTACACTTATGAAGAGGAAAACATTAGATCACAGGATATCCGTGTGAATAGCCAATCGTGGGCTGATTCCGTGCGTGCGGGTATTGACAGGGGTGAATTTGAGGGATCAGTGGGTTTCTTTACTTTGGTACAATTACTTGAAATGTGGATGGAATCATATACTCCGGAAGATTGTCTTTCAAATTTTGAAGCGTATTACGGTACTTCCTTTCCAGAAGCGACAGCTTCTTTGAAACGGATGTATAATAATCTTTATCCGGCTGCAATATTGGAAGTTGCGAACCAGCGTCTCGCCAAAGCCGAGAGTACGAATGGACAGTATTCGAAGAAATTTGGTTTTTTATACACGTATGAGGGGGCTTTGAAAGCTGTACCGGAAGGTTGGAGACTTCCTACCGATGATGATTGGAAGAAATTGGAAGCAACACTGGGAATGTCGGTTTCTCAGATCGGAATGCTGGATGAATGGAGGGGAAATTACGAGGGGAATTTATTGAAGGTTGGGAAAGACGGGATCGGCTTTGACGTTGTTTACGCCGGGGGGAGGTTGTATGGAGCGTCTATGTACGGAGGATCTTTCTATAATAGAGATGTTAATGCTTATTTCTGGTCATCGACGCATAAAGTGGAACGTGATACGGTCGATTTGGGGATCACTAGAGTGTTTTTCTTGAAAGAGGACCGGATTATGCGTGGGACTTCAGATTTGACCGCAGCATATAGTGTTCGTTGTATTAAAGAATAA
- a CDS encoding RagB/SusD family nutrient uptake outer membrane protein, which yields MRGIIYIVILILLSSCGNFLDEYSQDLVVPKTVSDLNEVLLGNGYIPSSEIEYLRNGSIGWQLNILDDDINTVIAYNAVKNRTEMDGVYYGYTTWQMEVGRNHTGDNLSGDNGNWDALYQRINSMNIILHELGNVSQNTEQEVKDAIRVQGECYFLRAQFYLMLVNLYAKAYDPDNAATEPGVPLKLTYYVEHDKEKETQFDRTSVAKVYEQIVKDLKEAVRCFTESPQTKSFYRASEDAALLLLSRVYLYMQDWENAKSTAEKLLAQNGALLDYSSIAENTDGYAISEKSPELLFSQGPLNLQCEFSGSGGDFCVSNDLYKLYDENDYRQTIYFTRSTQSDSLGLNRKYQMGKHRSYVSDIFTLRTAEGYLNAAEACAMLGDAGAASGWLNRLRGKRIKDYEDVVYTADEIIEQVRVERRKELCLEGHRWLDLRRYAVCKKSPFKKIIERVYALYDWDGRSVFKYAEVYQLNVDDPAYVFAIPKAVLEFDKDMPDNIREDREYVRLMYRNNE from the coding sequence ATGAGAGGTATTATTTATATTGTTATTTTAATCCTACTTTCCAGTTGTGGGAATTTTCTTGACGAGTATTCGCAAGATCTGGTTGTTCCGAAAACGGTGTCGGATTTAAATGAAGTTTTGTTAGGGAACGGGTATATTCCTTCTTCGGAGATTGAATATTTAAGAAATGGTTCCATTGGTTGGCAACTCAATATCCTGGATGATGATATTAACACCGTGATTGCTTATAATGCGGTAAAAAACAGAACAGAAATGGATGGAGTGTATTATGGGTATACAACTTGGCAAATGGAAGTCGGTAGAAATCACACCGGTGATAATTTGTCCGGTGATAATGGTAACTGGGATGCTTTGTATCAGCGAATCAATTCCATGAATATTATTTTGCATGAGCTGGGCAACGTGAGTCAGAATACGGAACAGGAGGTAAAGGATGCTATCCGAGTACAGGGTGAGTGTTATTTTCTGAGGGCTCAATTTTACCTGATGCTAGTAAATCTGTACGCAAAAGCATATGATCCGGACAATGCTGCCACGGAACCCGGTGTTCCTCTGAAATTGACGTACTATGTGGAACATGATAAAGAGAAAGAGACTCAATTTGACCGTACCTCGGTAGCTAAGGTGTACGAGCAGATTGTAAAAGATTTGAAAGAGGCAGTACGTTGTTTCACGGAAAGCCCGCAAACGAAAAGTTTCTACCGTGCATCAGAGGATGCAGCTTTGTTACTGTTAAGTCGGGTGTATTTGTATATGCAAGATTGGGAAAATGCAAAAAGTACGGCAGAAAAGTTATTGGCCCAAAACGGGGCGTTATTGGATTATAGCAGTATTGCGGAAAATACGGATGGGTATGCTATATCGGAGAAAAGTCCGGAGTTATTGTTTTCTCAAGGTCCTTTGAATTTGCAGTGTGAATTTTCGGGTAGTGGGGGTGATTTTTGTGTATCGAATGATTTGTATAAACTATATGATGAAAATGATTATCGGCAAACCATTTATTTTACCCGTTCGACGCAAAGTGATAGCTTGGGTTTAAATCGTAAGTATCAGATGGGGAAACATCGTTCTTATGTTTCGGATATTTTCACGTTACGCACCGCAGAAGGTTATTTAAATGCAGCGGAAGCTTGTGCCATGTTGGGAGATGCCGGGGCGGCTTCTGGTTGGTTGAATCGATTACGGGGTAAACGAATTAAAGATTACGAGGATGTGGTATATACTGCCGATGAAATTATCGAGCAGGTACGTGTCGAGAGAAGAAAGGAACTTTGTTTGGAAGGTCATCGTTGGTTGGATCTGAGAAGATATGCCGTGTGTAAGAAGAGCCCGTTTAAAAAGATTATAGAACGAGTGTATGCGCTTTATGATTGGGATGGAAGAAGTGTATTTAAATACGCGGAAGTTTATCAGTTGAATGTAGATGATCCGGCATATGTTTTCGCTATTCCTAAAGCCGTACTGGAGTTTGATAAAGATATGCCTGATAATATCCGGGAAGATCGGGAGTATGTTAGATTGATGTATAGAAATAATGAATAA